Proteins from a genomic interval of Capsicum annuum cultivar UCD-10X-F1 chromosome 4, UCD10Xv1.1, whole genome shotgun sequence:
- the LOC107868307 gene encoding putative disease resistance protein RGA4, whose product MAEAFIEVLLQNLSSFIQKELGLLYGIDEELRKLSSSLSTIKAVLQDADQEQLSEKAIRNWLQKLNSATYEVDDVLDECAVKAIGLKERARRIGCISMPSGFSLENVFFRHQIGKKVKNAIKKLDGIAEERIKFHFSEVTSKKRLSTTEEVRETGFVLTPAEVYGRDDDSRKIIEILTKHVDDTQELLVLPIVGMGGLGKTTVAQLIYNDVWVHEHFDLKIWVCVSHNFDEKRLIRAIVEAIVGKDISVSELASLQSQLITLLRGKRYLLILDDVWNEDQEKWDKLKALLTFGSTGTSVITTTRLEKVASIMGTVKPYCLSCLSEYDCWLLFKQRAFGLDRKESPNLVDIGKEIVRRCCGVPLAAKALGSLLRFKSDEKEWSFVRDSDIWNLPQDESSILPALKLSYFHLPQDLRCCFAYCAIFEKGSKIDKEELIYFWMANGFISSEGNLEPEDRGNEVWNELYWRSLFQEVQQNSDGRMLFKIHDLVLDMARSIMADGIHATILEGGEKISASRIRHATIHAEDKSFLAFPKCTMPYNPSTITVYRSLRVLIFCSVQLKELPSTIGNLIHLRYLDLFSTCIDSLPRSICSLQNLQMLSVEDCCSLRVLPKHLRYLRNLRHLRLKGCPLSHIPPNIGQLTHLKTLNKFVIGKRRCSKLSELRDLNLRGELVIEHLERVENHMDAKEALCSKQNLQSLALYWNRSTECVSSKDVDLQVLEALEPHSDLKHLKVSGCRSTRLASWMKDSVLRTIVTLYLHDCKYCLHLPPLAQLPRLKSLSLRGLHIEYIDSDVESGVSQLRKFPSLVSLEMCNLPNLKGVSIKEGEEKFPSLHEMWIEDCPLLKFPRLLSVRNLRNIKCSNMTLASISNLCGLTSLAISNNKELTSFPEEVLTNLTDLETLSIVNFSKLEVLPNSLESLTALKSMCIAYCNQVKSLPEQQLQGLTSVCKLSINRCLASLEELAILGCPELVSFPHEIKHLNSLHCVHLDGLPMFHMKEDTAIHPEEFGFWQLPEALRHAHNLQSLSVGRFPRLTLLPEWLGELMSLKELNIVQCDNLASLPDCIERMNLQSLNILGCAILDKRCKPVQGEDWYKIAHIPKVKISQNCEFFGINLSSPESFIGLRRFHL is encoded by the coding sequence ATGGCCGAAGCTTTCATTGAAGTTTTGTTACAAAACCTTAGCTCTTTTATCCAAAAGGAGCTAGGCTTGCTTTATGGCATCGATGAAGAATTAAGAAAGCTTTCAAGCTCACTATCGACGATCAAGGCTGTCCTTCAAGATGCAGACCAGGAACAACTGAGCGAAAAGGCGATAAGAAACTGGTTGCAGAAGCTAAACAGTGCTACTTATGAAGTTGACGATGTCTTGGATGAATGTGCAGTGAAAGCCATCGGGTTGAAGGAAAGAGCGCGAAGAATTGGATGCATTTCGATGCCATCTGGTTTTTCTTTGGAGAATGTCTTCTTTCGTCATCAGATAgggaaaaaggttaaaaatgcCATCAAGAAACTAGATGGAATCGCTGAGGAACGTATTAAGTTCCATTTTTCTGAAGTGACTTCAAAGAAACGATTATCCACAACAGAAGAAGTACGTGAAACTGGCTTTGTTTTAACTCCGGCAGAGGTCTATGGAAGGGACGATGACAGTAGGAAGATCATTGAAATCTTAACGAAGCATGTGGATGATACTCAAGAGCTTTTGGTTCTCCCTATAGTTGGAATGGGGGGTCTTGGAAAGACGACTGTTGCTCAGCTAATTTACAATGATGTGTGGGTACATGAACATTTCGATCTGAAAATTTGGGTTTGTGTGTCACATAATTTTGACGAGAAGAGGTTGATAAGAGCAATCGTAGAAGCCATAGTTGGGAAAGATATAAGTGTTTCTGAGTTAGCTTCTTTACAAAGTCAACTCATAACGTTGTTAAGGGGGAAACGATATTTACTCATTTTGGATGATGTTTGGAATGAAGATCAAGAGAAGTGGGATAAACTTAAAGCCTTATTAACATTTGGTTCTACCGGTACTTCAGTTATCACCACTACGCGCTTAGAAAAAGTTGCTTCAATTATGGGAACGGTAAAGCCATACTGTTTATCCTGCTTGTCGGAGTATGACTGTTGGTTGTTGTTCAAGCAACGTGCATTTGGCCTCGACAGAAAAGAAAGCCCGAATCTTGTGGATATTGGAAAAGAGATTGTAAGAAGATGTTGTGGTGTGCCTTTGGCTGCTAAAGCTCTAGGAAGTCTTTTGCGCTTTAAGAGCGATGAAAAAGAATGGTCGTTTGTCAGAGATAGCGATATATGGAATTTGCCACAGGACGAAAGTTCAATCTTGCCTGCTCTAAAGTTGAGCTATTTTCACCTTCCTCAAGATCTGAGATGCTGTTTTGCTTATTGTGCGATATTTGAGAAAGGCTCGAAAATTGACAAAGAAGAGCTGATTTATTTCTGGATGGCCAACGGATTTATATCATCGGAGGGAAACTTGGAACCTGAGGATAGGGGTAATGAAGTATGGAATGAGTTATACTGGAGATCATTGTTCCAAGAAGTGCAGCAAAATTCCGATGGGAGGATGTTGTTTAAGATACACGATCTTGTTCTTGACATGGCCCGATCTATAATGGCTGATGGAATTCATGCAACAATACTCGAAGGAGGGGAAAAGATATCGGCAAGCAGAATTCGTCATGCAACAATACATGCAGAAGATAAGTCATTTCTTGCTTTTCCAAAATGTACTATGCCTTACAACCCTTCAACAATCACAGTGTATCGTTCTTTAAGGGTGTTGATTTTTTGCTCCGTTCAGTTAAAGGAATTGCCATCTACAATCGGAAATCTGATACATTTAAGGTATTTGGACCTTTTCAGTACATGTATTGACAGTCTTCCTCGGAGTATATGTTCTCTTCAGAACCTGCAGATGCTGAGTGTAGAGGATTGTTGCTCACTTCGTGTTTTACCGAAACATCTGAGATATCTAAGGAATCTTCGACATCTTCGGCTAAAAGGTTGTCCATTGAGTCACATACCTCCTAATATAGGACAATTGACACACCTCAAGACTTTAAACAAGTTTGTCATAGGGAAAAGAAGATGTTCCAAGCTTAGTGAATTGCGAGACTTGAATCTCCGGGGAGAATTAGTTATTGAACACCTTGAGAGAGTTGAAAATCATATGGACGCGAAAGAAGCTCTATGTTCAAAGCAAAACCTCCAAAGTTTAGCGTTGTACTGGAATCGCTCCACTGAGTGTGTGTCATCAAAGGATGTTGATCTGCAGGTGCTCGAAGCACTAGAACCTCATTCCGACCTTAAGCATTTGAAGGTATCCGGTTGCAGAAGTACACGCTTGGCGAGTTGGATGAAGGATTCAGTTTTGAGAACTATCGTCACCCTTTATCTTCATGATTGTAAATACTGCCTGCATCTCCCTCCACTAGCTCAGCTTCCTCGTTTGAAATCTCTTTCGCTGAGGGGACTTCATATTGAGTACATTGACAGTGACGTTGAAAGCGGAGTATCCCAATTAAgaaagttcccatccttggtatCACTTGAGATGTGCAACCTCCCGAATTTAAAAGGAGTTTCAatcaaagaaggagaagaaaaatttCCTAGTCTTCACGAGATGTGGATTGAAGACTGCCCTTTGCTGAAATTTCCGCGCCTTTTATCAGTCAGAAATTTGAGAAATATCAAATGCTCGAACATGACTCTAGCCTCTATCTCTAATCTTTGCGGCCTCACCAGCCTAGCAATTTCTAACAACAAGGAACTAACTTCTTTCCCTGAAGAGGTGCTAACAAACCTCACCGATCTTGAAACATTGTCGATTGTGAATTTCTCGAAGCTGGAAGTACTGCCAAACAGCCTGGAAAGCCTCACTGCGTTGAAGTCCATGTGTATTGCTTACTGCAACCAAGTAAAATCTCTACCAGAGCAGCAGTTGCAAGGCCTCACCTCAGTCTGTAAATTGTCAATCAACCGGTGCCTAGCTTCCTTGGAGGAACTGGCAATTCTTGGGTGTCCTGAGTTGGTTTCTTTTCCACATGAGATTAAACACCTGAATTCCcttcattgtgttcatcttgatGGCCTTCCAATGTTCCACATGAAGGAAGACACTGCTATTCACCCTGAGGAGTTTGGTTTTTGGCAATTGCCTGAGGCTTTGCGGCATGCCCACAATCTGCAATCTCTTTCTGTGGGTAGATTCCCACGTTTGACTTTATTGCCTGAGTGGTTAGGAGAACTTATGTCTCTCAAGGAACTGAACATCGTACAGTGTGATAATCTTGCCTCACTGCCAGATTGTATAGAGAGAATGAACCTCCAGTCTTTGAACATCTTGGGATGTGCCATATTGGATAAGCGTTGCAAGCCGGTACAAGGAGAAGATTGGTACAAGATTGCACACATTCCAAAAGTGAAAATCAGTCAAAATTGTGAATTTTTTGGTATCAACTTGTCGTCACCAGAGAGTTTCATTGGTCTAAGGCGATTTCACTTGTAA
- the LOC107868306 gene encoding calcium-dependent protein kinase 21 codes for MGGCFSKKYTQQDANRYGAGRRSGNQEYQKSPQPRSERSYQPQPQPTYQPQPPPERPYQQQSQTKPQQQAHPVPVTVPPPAQPQDQIQGPHLTDILGKPFEDIRKLYTLGKELGRGQFGVTYHCIENSTGNAYACKSILKRKLVSKNDREDMKREIQIMQHLSGQPNIVEFKGAYEDRHSVHLVMELCAGGELFDRIIARGYFSEKDAAEIIRQIVNVVNICHFMGVMHRDLKPENFLLSSKDENAMLKATDFGLSVFIEEGKVYRDIVGSAYYVAPEVLRRSYGKEADVWSAGVILYILLSGVPPFWAETEKGIFNAILKGEIDFQSDPWPSISHSVKDLIRKMLTQEPKKRITSAQVLEHPWLRLGEASDKPIDSAVLSRMKQFRAMNKLKKLALKVIAENLSEEEIKGLKAMFDNIDTDNSGTITYEELKSGLARLGSKLTETEVKQLMEAADVDGNGTIDYIEFITATMHRHRLERDEHLFKAFQHFDKDNSGFITMDELEHAMKEYGMGDESTIKEIIAEVDTDNDGRINYEEFCAMMRSGTTQPQQKLF; via the exons ATGGGTGGTTGTTTTAGCAAGAAATATACCCAACAAGATGCTAATCGGTATGGAGCAGGACGAAGAAGCGGTAATCAAGAATATCAAAAATCACCACAACCCCGCTCAGAAAGGTCATATCAGCCACAGCCACAGCCAACATATCAGCCACAACCGCCGCCTGAAAGGCCATACCAACAGCAGTCACAGACGAAGCCACAGCAACAGGCACATCCTGTTCCTGTTACTGTGCCGCCTCCTGCACAGCCCCAAGACCAAATTCAAGGACCCCATTTGACAGACATATTGGGAAAGCCTTTTGAGGATATTAGAAAGCTCTATACACTTGGGAAAGAATTGGGTAGGGGTCAGTTTGGAGTGACTTACCATTGTATTGAGAATTCTACCGGGAACGCTTATGCTTGCAAGTCTATACTTAAGAGGAAGCTTGTAAGTAAGAATGATAGGGAGGATATGAAGAGGGAAATTCAGATTATGCAGCATTTGAGTGGGCAGCCAAACATTGTGGAATTCAAGGGTGCTTACGAAGATAGGCATTCAGTGCATCTTGTGATGGAACTTTGTGCTGGAGGAGAGCTGTTTGACAGGATAATCGCCCGCGGATATTTCTCGGAGAAGGATGCTGCTGAGATTATTAGACAGATTGTAAATGTTGTTAACATTTGCCATTTCATGGGTGTTATGCATAGGGATCTCAAGCCAGAGAATTTCTTACTGTCTAGTAAGGATGAAAATGCTATGCTGAAAGCAACTGATTTTGGACTTTCCGTCTTCATTGAAGAAG GGAAGGTGTACCGTGATATAGTTGGTAGTGCATATTATGTTGCCCCTGAAGTATTGCGGCGCAGTTATGGGAAGGAAGCAGATGTGTGGAGTGCAGGTGTTATTTTGTATATTCTACTCAGTGGTGTACCTCCATTTTGGGCTG aaactgaaaagggaaTATTTAATGCCATACTAAAAGGAGAAATTGACTTCCAAAGTGATCCATGGCCGTCCATATCACATAGTGTCAAGGACCTTATTCGGAAAATGCTAACGCAGGAACCAAAGAAGAGAATTACTTCTGCCCAAGTTCTTG AACATCCATGGCTTCGACTTGGAGAAGCATCAGACAAGCCAATAGACAGTGCAGTCTTGTCCAGAATGAAGCAGTTCAGAGCAATGAACAAGCTCAAAAAACTTGCATTGAAG GTCATCGCGGAGAATTTATCTGAAGAAGAAATCAAGGGTCTGAAAGCTATGTTTGACAACATTGATACCGACAATAGCGGCACAATCACTTATGAAGAGTTGAAGTCGGGATTAGCTCGACTTGGATCAAAGCTAACAGAGACTGAAGTCAAGCAACTCATGGAAGCT GCTGATGTGGATGGAAACGGAACAATCGACTACATTGAGTTTATTACCGCAACAATGCATAGACATCGGCTTGAAAGGGATGAACATCTCTTTAAAGCTTTTCAGCATTTTGACAAGGACAACAGTGG CTTCATCACGATGGACGAATTGGAACACGCTATGAAGGAATATGGTATGGGTGATGAGTCCACCATCAAGGAAATAATCGCGGAGGTGGACACTGACAAT GACGGTAGGATCAATTACGAGGAGTTCTGTGCTATGATGAGAAGTGGAACAACACAACCACAACAAAAGCTTTTCTAG